From Primulina huaijiensis isolate GDHJ02 chromosome 15, ASM1229523v2, whole genome shotgun sequence, one genomic window encodes:
- the LOC140960338 gene encoding uncharacterized protein codes for MFSLFYGLWKYTFSKLEFHVLILGIDKAGKTTLLERFKSQYSNLEGLPPDRIVPTVGLNIGRVEVSNTKLVFWDLGGQPGLRSIWEKYYEEAHAVIFVVDAASPSRFEDSKSALEKVLWHEDLQGAPLLILANKQDLEEAVSSDELARYLDLKKLDERVYTFQSVSAFDGLGIKESVNWLVDAMERSKRSETLRVRAGSNVV; via the exons ATGTTTTCACTGTTTTATGGATTGTGGAAGTATACTTTCAGTAAGTTGGAGTTTCATGTTCTTATACTTGGAATTGACAAGGCTGGAAAAACG ACGTTACTGGAGAGATTTAAATCACAGTATTCAAACTTGGAAGGTCTTCCTCCAGATCGGATTGTTCCAACTGTTGGACTAAATATTGGTCGTGTCGAAGTGTCAAACACAAAACTCGTATTCTGGGACCTGGGAGGTCAG CCTGGTCTTCGCTCTATTTGGGAAAAATACTATGAAGAGGCACATGCTGTGATTTTTGTAGTTGATGCTGCTTCTCCATCACGTTTTGAAGATTCGAAATCTGCACTTG AAAAGGTTCTCTGGCATGAGGATCTACAAGGAGCTCCACTACTGATATTAGCCAACAAACAG GATCTTGAAGAAGCTGTTTCATCTGATGAACTTGCTCGATATCTGGACCTCAAGAAATTGGACGAGAGAGTTTATACATTTCAATCTGTTTCTGCATTTGATGG GTTGGGAATAAAAGAAAGTGTGAACTGGCTGGTAGATGCTATGGAGAGAAGCAAGAGAAGTGAAACGTTGAGGGTTCGTGCAGGCTCTAACGTTGTTTGA
- the LOC140958410 gene encoding remorin-like isoform X2, whose product MTVVEAQKVEPVAPPPPPPVAPVGASKHVVGEKAVVPPPTEEKPDDSKALAIVETEVKEHGGSVDRDSVLARVATEKRLSFIRAWEESEKAKAENKAQKKLSAIGVWENCKKANLEAELKQIEEQLEKKKAKYVEKVKNKVAIIHKAAEEKRATTEAKRGEDLLKVEETAAKYRATGTGPKKLLGCF is encoded by the exons ATGACTGTGGTAGAAGCCCAGAAGGTGGAGCCGGTGGCTCCGCCTCCCCCGCCGCCGGTAGCGCCGGTTGGAGCTTCGAAACATGTTGTAGGAGAGAAGGCTGTAGTGCCACCTCCCACCGAAGAGAAACCGGATGATTCTAAGGCTCTTGCCATCGTTGAAA CTGAGGTGAAAGAACACGGGGGATCTGTCGACAGAG ACTCAGTATTAGCTCGGGTTGCTACGGAGAAGAGGTTGTCCTTCATCAGAGCTTGGGAGGAAAGTGAGAAGGCAAAAGCTGAAAACAA AGCTCAGAAGAAATTGTCTGCCATTGGTGTATGGGAGAACTGCAAGAAAGCCAATCTAGAAGCCGAGCTTAAGCAGATTGAG GAACAACTGGAGAAAAAGAAAGCAAAATACGTAGAGAAGGTGAAAAACAAGGTTGCTATAATCCACAAGGCAGCAGAAGAAAAACGAGCAACAACTGAAGCCAAACGAGGGGAAGATCTTCTCAAGGTAGAGGAGACCGCAGCAAAATACCGTGCCACTGGAACTGGTCCAAAAAAATTACTGGGGTGTTTTTAA
- the LOC140960584 gene encoding pentatricopeptide repeat-containing protein At1g55630-like isoform X1, whose protein sequence is MRAVALFAPIIIKGFTCFLEVSRALCSRTIDGHDIENGFRGVEDFLRENWKSSSFESNVEDPGAFPDTTGSSGDIGDSEGYNYQTSGAKQNFINDVRNDAVRILEILHQDGPGFDAKPVLNDLGIRVSGLLVREVLFGILKTINYANRNRCAKLGYKFFVWSGEQDNYRHTLNGYHIMIQIFSKSEEFKAVWRLVDEMIEKGYPTTARTFNILICACGEVALARKVVESFIKSKTFNYRPFKHSFNAILHSLLTQNQYRLIEWVYQQMLVEGHSPDVLTYNIIMCAKFRLGKLDQFHRLLEEMGRNGFSPDFHTFNLLLHVLGKGDKPIAALKLLNHMREVGVDPSVLHFTTLIDGLSRAGNLDACLYFFDEMMKHGCMPDVVTYTVMITGYVVAGELDKARKMFDQMFEKGQLPNVFTYNLMIRGLCMVGKFDEAWLMLKEMGSKGCNPNFLVYATMLSYLWNARKMDEAQEVVKHMVERGDYVHLLGKIKRYRRC, encoded by the coding sequence ATGCGCGCTGTTGCTCTTTTCGCTCCCATAATTATCAAGGGATTTACTTGTTTTCTTGAGGTTTCTCGTGCTTTATGTAGTCGAACAATTGATGGCCACGATATTGAAAACGGGTTCAGAGGCGTTGAGGATTTTCTTCGTGAAAATTGGAAAAGTTCGAGTTTTGAGTCCAATGTGGAAGACCCCGGAGCTTTTCCTGATACTACTGGTTCTTCGGGAGACATAGGTGATTCTGAGGGCTACAATTATCAAACGTCTGGTGCCAAACAGAATTTTATTAATGATGTGAGGAATGATGCTGTGAGGATTCTTGAAATTCTTCATCAAGATGGTCCGGGATTTGATGCAAAACCGGTGTTAAATGATTTAGGAATTAGGGTTTCAGGTCTTCTTGTGAGAGAAGTTCTTTTTGGTATCTTAAAGACTATAAATTATGCGAACAGAAATAGGTGTGCCAAGCTTGGTTACAAGTTCTTTGTGTGGTCTGGTGAACAAGATAATTACAGGCATACACTTAATGGTTATCACATTATGATTCAGATCTTTTCAAAGTCTGAAGAATTCAAGGCAGTGTGGAGATTGGTTGACGAGATGATTGAGAAAGGGTATCCTACTACCGCACGTACTTTCAACATATTAATATGTGCCTGTGGTGAGGTTGCATTAGCTAGAAAAGTTGTGGAGAGTTTCATTAAGTCAAAGACGTTTAATTATAGACCATTTAAACATTCTTTCAATGCGATTCTGCACTCTCTTTTGACACAAAATCAGTACAGACTGATAGAATGGGTGTATCAGCAGATGTTAGTTGAAGGCCATTCCCCAGATGTGTTAACTTATAATATCATCATGTGTGCCAAGTTTCGGTTGGGGAAGCTGGATCAGTTTCACAGATTACTGGAAGAAATGGGCAGAAATGGGTTTTCTCCCGATTTTCATACATTTAATCTCCTTCTACATGTTCTTGGTAAAGGGGACAAACCAATAGCAGCACTGAAGCTTCTGAATCACATGAGAGAAGTAGGTGTAGATCCAAGTGTTCTTCACTTCACGACATTGATAGATGGGCTCAGTCGGGCTGGAAATTTGGATGCCTGCCTTTATTTCTTTGATGAAATGATGAAGCATGGTTGTATGCCTGATGTTGTCACTTACACCGTCATGATAACGGGGTATGTCGTGGCTGGTGAGCTTGATAAGGCTCGGAAAATGTTTGATCAGATGTTTGAAAAGGGGCAATTACCTAATGTATTCACTTACAACTTGATGATTCGTGGGCTTTGTATGGTTGGTAAGTTTGACGAGGCTTGGTTGATGTTGAAAGAAATGGGATCAAAAGGCTGTAATCCGAATTTTCTTGTGTACGCTACGATGTTGAGTTACCTTTGGAATGCAAGAAAAATGGATGAAGCTCAAGAAGTGGTGAAACATATGGTGGAAAGGGGGGACTATGTTCATCTACTTGGGAAAATCAAGAGATACAGAAGATGTTAG
- the LOC140960584 gene encoding uncharacterized protein isoform X2 has protein sequence MRAVALFAPIIIKGFTCFLEVSRALCSRTIDGHDIENGFRGVEDFLRENWKSSSFESNVEDPGAFPDTTGSSGDIGDSEGYNYQTSGAKQNFINDIFSKSEEFKAVWRLVDEMIEKGYPTTARTFNILICACGEVALARKVVESFIKSKTFNYRPFKHSFNAILHSLLTQNQYRLIEWVYQQMLVEGHSPDVLTYNIIMCAKFRLGKLDQFHRLLEEMGRNGFSPDFHTFNLLLHVLGKGDKPIAALKLLNHMREVGVDPSVLHFTTLIDGLSRAGNLDACLYFFDEMMKHGCMPDVVTYTVMITGYVVAGELDKARKMFDQMFEKGQLPNVFTYNLMIRGLCMVGKFDEAWLMLKEMGSKGCNPNFLVYATMLSYLWNARKMDEAQEVVKHMVERGDYVHLLGKIKRYRRC, from the exons ATGCGCGCTGTTGCTCTTTTCGCTCCCATAATTATCAAGGGATTTACTTGTTTTCTTGAGGTTTCTCGTGCTTTATGTAGTCGAACAATTGATGGCCACGATATTGAAAACGGGTTCAGAGGCGTTGAGGATTTTCTTCGTGAAAATTGGAAAAGTTCGAGTTTTGAGTCCAATGTGGAAGACCCCGGAGCTTTTCCTGATACTACTGGTTCTTCGGGAGACATAGGTGATTCTGAGGGCTACAATTATCAAACGTCTGGTGCCAAACAGAATTTTATTAATGAT ATCTTTTCAAAGTCTGAAGAATTCAAGGCAGTGTGGAGATTGGTTGACGAGATGATTGAGAAAGGGTATCCTACTACCGCACGTACTTTCAACATATTAATATGTGCCTGTGGTGAGGTTGCATTAGCTAGAAAAGTTGTGGAGAGTTTCATTAAGTCAAAGACGTTTAATTATAGACCATTTAAACATTCTTTCAATGCGATTCTGCACTCTCTTTTGACACAAAATCAGTACAGACTGATAGAATGGGTGTATCAGCAGATGTTAGTTGAAGGCCATTCCCCAGATGTGTTAACTTATAATATCATCATGTGTGCCAAGTTTCGGTTGGGGAAGCTGGATCAGTTTCACAGATTACTGGAAGAAATGGGCAGAAATGGGTTTTCTCCCGATTTTCATACATTTAATCTCCTTCTACATGTTCTTGGTAAAGGGGACAAACCAATAGCAGCACTGAAGCTTCTGAATCACATGAGAGAAGTAGGTGTAGATCCAAGTGTTCTTCACTTCACGACATTGATAGATGGGCTCAGTCGGGCTGGAAATTTGGATGCCTGCCTTTATTTCTTTGATGAAATGATGAAGCATGGTTGTATGCCTGATGTTGTCACTTACACCGTCATGATAACGGGGTATGTCGTGGCTGGTGAGCTTGATAAGGCTCGGAAAATGTTTGATCAGATGTTTGAAAAGGGGCAATTACCTAATGTATTCACTTACAACTTGATGATTCGTGGGCTTTGTATGGTTGGTAAGTTTGACGAGGCTTGGTTGATGTTGAAAGAAATGGGATCAAAAGGCTGTAATCCGAATTTTCTTGTGTACGCTACGATGTTGAGTTACCTTTGGAATGCAAGAAAAATGGATGAAGCTCAAGAAGTGGTGAAACATATGGTGGAAAGGGGGGACTATGTTCATCTACTTGGGAAAATCAAGAGATACAGAAGATGTTAG
- the LOC140958410 gene encoding remorin-like isoform X1, with protein MTVVEAQKVEPVAPPPPPPVAPVGASKHVVGEKAVVPPPTEEKPDDSKALAIVEKPAEVKEHGGSVDRDSVLARVATEKRLSFIRAWEESEKAKAENKAQKKLSAIGVWENCKKANLEAELKQIEEQLEKKKAKYVEKVKNKVAIIHKAAEEKRATTEAKRGEDLLKVEETAAKYRATGTGPKKLLGCF; from the exons ATGACTGTGGTAGAAGCCCAGAAGGTGGAGCCGGTGGCTCCGCCTCCCCCGCCGCCGGTAGCGCCGGTTGGAGCTTCGAAACATGTTGTAGGAGAGAAGGCTGTAGTGCCACCTCCCACCGAAGAGAAACCGGATGATTCTAAGGCTCTTGCCATCGTTGAAA AACCAGCTGAGGTGAAAGAACACGGGGGATCTGTCGACAGAG ACTCAGTATTAGCTCGGGTTGCTACGGAGAAGAGGTTGTCCTTCATCAGAGCTTGGGAGGAAAGTGAGAAGGCAAAAGCTGAAAACAA AGCTCAGAAGAAATTGTCTGCCATTGGTGTATGGGAGAACTGCAAGAAAGCCAATCTAGAAGCCGAGCTTAAGCAGATTGAG GAACAACTGGAGAAAAAGAAAGCAAAATACGTAGAGAAGGTGAAAAACAAGGTTGCTATAATCCACAAGGCAGCAGAAGAAAAACGAGCAACAACTGAAGCCAAACGAGGGGAAGATCTTCTCAAGGTAGAGGAGACCGCAGCAAAATACCGTGCCACTGGAACTGGTCCAAAAAAATTACTGGGGTGTTTTTAA